In Streptomyces alboniger, the following are encoded in one genomic region:
- a CDS encoding ABC transporter ATP-binding protein — protein sequence MTTAQEHGGDVRLTGISKTYGSFTAVHPLDLTVPQGSFFALLGASGCGKTTTLRMIAGLEEPSSGTVRLGDQDVTALPPYKRPVNTVFQSYALFPHLDIFENVAFGLRRRGIKSVKKQVGEMLDLVQLGEQARKKPHQLSGGQQQRVAVARALINHPKVLLLDEPLGALDLKLRRQMQLELKRIQTEVGITFVHVTHDQEEAMTMADTVAVMNGGRVEQLGAPADLYENPRTTFVANFLGTSNFIEAEVAAESGDDLVVKAGDCKLTLPTARCSGPTATGGKVLVGIRPEKISLTHADDAGRIPEGRNRITGRIADSSFIGVSTQYVVHSPVCPSFEVYAQNIERDGRLTPGAEVVLHWNPAHTFGLDAAQDVEAGVEKVEEDASA from the coding sequence ATGACGACTGCTCAAGAACACGGCGGCGACGTCCGTCTCACCGGGATCAGCAAGACGTACGGCTCCTTCACCGCCGTACACCCGCTCGACCTCACCGTGCCGCAGGGCTCCTTCTTCGCGCTGCTCGGCGCATCCGGCTGCGGCAAGACCACCACGCTCCGCATGATCGCCGGCCTGGAGGAGCCCAGTTCGGGCACCGTCCGGCTCGGCGACCAGGACGTCACGGCCCTGCCGCCGTACAAGCGGCCCGTGAACACCGTCTTCCAGTCGTACGCGCTCTTCCCGCACCTGGACATCTTCGAGAACGTCGCCTTCGGCCTGCGCCGCCGCGGCATCAAGTCCGTGAAGAAGCAGGTCGGCGAGATGCTCGACCTCGTCCAGCTCGGCGAGCAGGCCCGCAAGAAGCCGCACCAGCTCTCCGGCGGCCAGCAGCAGCGCGTCGCCGTCGCCCGCGCGCTCATCAACCACCCCAAGGTGCTCCTCCTCGACGAGCCCCTCGGCGCCCTCGACCTGAAGCTGCGCCGCCAGATGCAGCTGGAGCTGAAGCGCATCCAGACCGAGGTCGGCATCACGTTCGTACACGTCACGCACGACCAGGAGGAGGCCATGACGATGGCCGACACCGTGGCCGTGATGAACGGCGGCCGCGTCGAACAGCTCGGCGCCCCGGCCGACCTCTACGAGAACCCGCGCACCACCTTCGTCGCCAACTTCCTCGGCACCTCCAACTTCATCGAGGCGGAGGTCGCCGCGGAGAGCGGCGACGACCTGGTCGTGAAGGCGGGCGACTGCAAGCTGACACTGCCCACCGCCCGGTGCAGCGGCCCCACCGCGACCGGCGGCAAGGTCCTGGTCGGCATCCGCCCCGAGAAGATCTCCCTCACACACGCCGACGACGCGGGGCGGATCCCCGAGGGCCGCAACCGCATCACCGGACGCATCGCCGACAGCAGCTTCATCGGCGTATCGACGCAGTACGTCGTGCACAGCCCGGTCTGCCCCTCCTTCGAGGTGTACGCGCAGAACATCGAGCGCGACGGCCGCCTCACCCCGGGCGCCGAGGTCGTCCTGCACTGGAACCCCGCGCACACCTTCGGCCTCGACGCCGCCCAGGACGTCGAGGCGGGCGTCGAGAAGGTCGAGGAGGACGCCTCCGCATGA